In Salinibacter sp. 10B, the following proteins share a genomic window:
- the dinB gene encoding DNA polymerase IV, producing MERQAGYNSEQGGEDSHRRIVHVDMDAFYAAIEQRDFPEKYAGEPIAVGGTPPRGVVQTASYEARPYGVHSAQAAVEADRKCPDLIFVSPRMDVYKEESQSIRKILFRYTDLVEPLSLDEAYLDVTEPKKGPRSGTLIARRIRREIQEKTGLTASAGVGPSKFVAKVASDRDKPDGLTVVTPEEQMAFIAELPIEDFHGIGPVTAEKMNEMGIQAGKDLQERPERELRKHFGKRGAHFKKLAMGEDDRPVKPNRERKSVGAERTFREDISDPEEMLRRLETIAEKVERRLKGAGPEGGPACGRTVTLKLKSHEHEISTRQTTLERAVSEKEKLCALAERLLHRPRPPAEPVRLLGLSVSTLTSPTSHAGQQLELEFP from the coding sequence ATGGAAAGGCAAGCAGGCTACAATTCTGAACAGGGTGGAGAAGACAGCCACAGGCGCATCGTTCACGTAGACATGGACGCGTTCTACGCGGCCATAGAGCAACGCGACTTTCCAGAGAAGTACGCAGGCGAGCCGATTGCGGTTGGAGGAACGCCTCCACGCGGTGTCGTCCAGACCGCCAGCTACGAGGCGCGCCCGTACGGAGTGCATTCGGCTCAGGCAGCCGTCGAGGCAGACCGAAAGTGCCCTGACCTCATCTTCGTCTCTCCGCGAATGGACGTGTACAAGGAGGAGTCCCAGTCGATCAGGAAGATCCTCTTTCGGTACACCGACCTCGTCGAGCCGCTCTCTTTAGATGAGGCCTACCTGGACGTCACCGAGCCGAAGAAAGGGCCCCGCTCAGGCACGCTGATTGCCCGTCGCATTCGAAGGGAGATCCAGGAAAAGACCGGCCTTACAGCTTCTGCGGGCGTCGGTCCCAGCAAGTTCGTCGCCAAAGTCGCCTCTGACCGAGACAAACCGGACGGGCTCACGGTGGTGACCCCAGAAGAGCAGATGGCCTTCATTGCAGAGCTCCCAATTGAGGATTTCCATGGCATCGGGCCCGTCACAGCAGAGAAAATGAATGAGATGGGCATCCAGGCGGGGAAAGATCTGCAGGAGCGTCCTGAGCGAGAGCTCAGAAAACACTTCGGGAAACGGGGCGCTCACTTCAAAAAGCTGGCGATGGGGGAAGACGACCGGCCCGTGAAGCCCAACCGTGAGCGAAAGTCCGTTGGAGCCGAGCGCACGTTCAGAGAGGATATTTCCGACCCTGAGGAGATGCTTCGCAGGCTGGAGACAATCGCAGAAAAGGTTGAGAGGCGCTTGAAGGGAGCCGGGCCAGAGGGAGGACCTGCCTGTGGGCGTACCGTCACCTTGAAACTGAAGTCCCACGAGCACGAGATCAGTACCCGACAAACCACGCTCGAACGGGCAGTGTCAGAAAAGGAGAAGCTCTGTGCCCTCGCCGAGCGGCTTCTCCACCGGCCACGCCCCCCGGCTGAGCCTGTCCGCCTCTTGGGCCTCAGTGTCTCGACGCTCACCAGCCCCACGTCCCACGCAGGCCAGCAACTGGAGCTGGAGTTTCCTTGA